One window of the Amia ocellicauda isolate fAmiCal2 chromosome 18, fAmiCal2.hap1, whole genome shotgun sequence genome contains the following:
- the klhl21 gene encoding kelch-like protein 21 — protein MEKPVVQTQASTLPFFDSSHALNLLRGIHELRAECKFFDVTLCAEGREFACHRTVLAAASNYFKAMFAGTLRESAMDRVELHEVSAELLGLLVDFCYTGRVTVTQDNVDLLLKTADLFQFPSVKEACCAFLEQRLDVSNCLEIQDFAEAYACRGLAESARLFVLKNIVELAKGKDFERLPWKRLLEFVSDDGLCVDKEETAYQIAARWVKASPQRRLHYWPELLQQVRLPFVRRFYLLAHVESDPLVYLSPPCLRLVSEARAFQSCEYDRHDQPCHRMRPRPSTGLAEILVVVGGCDQDCDELVTVDCYNPQTGQWRYLAEFPDHLGGGYSIAALGNDMYVTGGSDGSRLYDGVWRYNSSVNEWTEVSPMLKPREYHSSVVLKGQLYVVASDSTERYDHALDCWEGLRPMLHPMDNCSTTTCRGRLYAIGSLAGQETMVIQSYDPDTDRWALVNCGQLPPWSFAPKTVTLNGLIYFIRDDSAEVDVYNPQKNEWDKIPPMTQVHVGGSVTPLGGRIFVSGGYDNTFELSDVVEAYDPTTRTWSHAGRLPQPTFWHGSVSIFRQFMPLVPSVFEPALDNAEVNAIQLHRHHYRTQALQNHNNNQNLNQAH, from the exons ATGGAGAAGCCCGTGGTGCAGACGCAGGCCTCCACGCTGCCTTTCTTCGACTCCTCCCATGCCCTCAACCTGCTCCGCGGCATCCACGAGCTGCGCGCCGAGTGCAAGTTCTTCGACGTGACGCTGTGCGCAGAGGGCCGTGAGTTCGCCTGCCACCGCACCGTCCTGGCCGCCGCCAGCAACTACTTCAAGGCCATGTTCGCCGGCACACTGCGCGAGAGCGCCATGGACCGCGTGGAGCTGCACGAGGTGTCGGCCGagctgctggggctgctggtGGACTTCTGCTACACGGGCCGCGTCACCGTCACACAGGACAACGTGGACCTGCTGCTCAAGACCGCCGACCTCTTCCAGTTCCCCTCGGTGAAGGAGGCCTGCTGCGCCTTCCTGGAGCAGCGGCTGGACGTGTCCAACTGCCTGGAGATCCAGGACTTCGCCGAGGCCTACGCCTGCCGCGGCCTGGCCGAGAGCGCGCGCCTCTTTGTGCTCAAGAACATTGTGGAGCTGGCCAAGGGCAAGGACTTCGAGCGGCTGCCCTGGAAGCGGCTGCTGGAGTTCGTGTCGGACGACGGGCTCTGCGTGGACAAGGAGGAGACGGCCTACCAGATCGCCGCACGGTGGGTGAAGGCCAGCCCCCAGCGCCGGCTGCACTACTGGCCTGAGCTGCTGCAGCAGGTGCGGCTGCCCTTTGTGCGCCGCTTCTACCTGCTGGCCCACGTGGAGAGCGACCCCCTTGTGTACCTGTCCCCGCCCTGCCTGCGCCTGGTCAGCGAGGCGCGCGCCTTCCAGTCTTGCGAGTACGACCGGCACGACCAGCCCTGCCACCGCATGCGGCCGCGCCCCTCCACCGGCCTTGCCGAGATCCTGGTGGTGGTGGGCGGCTGCGACCAGGACTGCGACGAGCTGGTGACCGTGGACTGCTACAACCCCCAGACCGGACAGTGGCGCTACCTGGCCGAGTTCCCCGACCACCTGGGTGGCGGCTACAGCATCGCCGCGCTGGGCAACGACATGTACGTCACAG GGGGATCTGACGGCTCTCGGCTCTACGATGGTGTGTGGCGCTACAACTCGAGCGTGAACGAGTGGACGGAGGTGTCGCCCATGCTGAAGCCGCGCGAGTACCACAGCTCCGTGGTGCTGAAGGGCCAGCTGTACGTGGTAGCGTCCGACAGCACCGAGCGCTACGACCACGCGCTGGACTGCTGGGAGGGGCTGCGGCCCATGCTGCACCCCATGGACAACTGCTCCACCACCACCTGCCGGGGCCGCCTCTACGCCATCGGCTCGCTGGCCGGCCAGGAGACCATGGTCATTCAGAGCTACGACCCCGACACCGACCGCTGGGCCCTGGTCAATTGCGGACAGCTGCCGCCCTGGTCCTTCGCCCCCAAGACGGTCACGCTCAATGGACTCATCTACTTCATCAG GGACGACTCGGCGGAGGTCGACGTCTACAACCCCCAGAAGAACGAGTGGGACAAGATCCCCCCGATGACTCAG GTCCACGTCGGCGGCAGCGTGACCCCCCTGGGCGGGCGCATCTTCGTGTCGGGGGGCTACGACAACACCTTCGAGCTGTCGGACGTGGTGGAGGCCTACGACCCGACCACCCGCACCTGGAGCCACGCGGGCCGCCTGCCCCAGCCCACCTTCTGGCATGGCAGCGTCAGCATCTTCCGCCAGTTCATGCCCCTGGTGCCCAGCGTGTTCGAGCCGGCGCTGGACAACGCCGAGGTCAACGCCATCCAGCTGCACCGGCACCACTACCGCACCCAGGCCCTGcagaaccacaacaacaaccagaACCTCAACCAGGCCCACTGA